A genomic segment from Aspergillus puulaauensis MK2 DNA, chromosome 1, nearly complete sequence encodes:
- a CDS encoding ankyrin repeat domain-containing protein (COG:M;~EggNog:ENOG410PKKZ;~InterPro:IPR002110,IPR036770,IPR020683;~PFAM:PF13857,PF12796,PF00023,PF13637,PF13606;~go_function: GO:0005515 - protein binding [Evidence IEA]) has product MLPRLRPLPSLLRLPNELIWEIAKFSTRPNRAALTRTSKTVNAIVRPVLYKLTDTEVLEVFVRSGDKQWEETMVVLLDRILRMNKQDPRMGYQALTAASQCGSLRVVQALLDAGIKLGPSRNLDDDDDSTDDSIDDEDIEEWNIGGLPVDNVCDTPLIAAADEGHIGVVRLLLQYGANPNFTSMVTSPMEAAAGNNQVDVMRVLLAAGASAHALGLPSPLVAAAREGHIEATQLLLSAGVHPDREGQSTSPIIQAARFGQTDIIGMLLAAGANPGIAKGNGMNHTTALIEATKKGHLCAMETLIWAGANVCGASHSSSPLREAIITGDLPSMMILLRPGETNRRQLSPFGEEYILHMAASLGNAETIAFLLAQGLHVNSQDPTNTTPISRAAAVGNVGVVRVLLAHGAGVHLANTAGYTPLMHAACCGNVETIRLLLDAGAEPKVTTQEAICHTPLLKALVCGHGEAARVLLEHGADPCVSDAQHRTALSHAAGSTDEGTVRALLAAGADVNVVDDMGWNPIDYAVIRPHVGIVAALIGPGQGFRSLTDVYFPLALRVAIGNGDERSVADLVLRNTPLNQPDQMGRTALMFAVIQGRAAIVELLVGSGADLNHTTSTGETALMYACKWGWIGIAWILVAAGCDVDMRDDEGKAALDHFNPESPPPADLVDLITAARTVAS; this is encoded by the coding sequence ATGCTTCCCCGTCTTCGGCCACTCCCCAGTCTTCTTCGACTCCCCAACGAGTTAATTTGGGAGATTGCCAAATTTTCAACGAGACCCAATCGAGCAGCGCTGACAAGGACGTCCAAGACCGTCAACGCAATCGTTCGTCCGGTCCTATACAAGCTGACGGACACGGAGGTGTTGGAGGTGTTCGTCCGTTCAGGAGACAAACAGTGGGAGGAGACTATGGTCGTTCTCTTAGACAGAATTCTTCGCATGAATAAACAAGACCCACGAATGGGCTACCAAGCCCTAACAGCTGCATCACAGTGTGGTTCCCTCCGAGTCGTGCAAGCCCTACTCGATGCCGGAATTAAGCTCGGCCCTTCACGAAATctcgatgatgacgacgattCGACAGACGATTCgatagacgatgaagacattgaagaatggaatATCGGGGGCCTTCCAGTCGATAATGTCTGTGACACTCCACTAATAGCTGCAGCCGACGAAGGCCATATCGGCGTAGTTAGACTGCTGCTTCAATACGGGGCAAATCCCAACTTCACATCAATGGTAACATCTCCAatggaggctgctgctggaaaCAACCAGGTGGACGTAATGCGAGTCTTACTTGCTGCTGGGGCAAGTGCTCACGCTCTTGGTCTTCCATCGCCGCTTGTTGCCGCAGCCCGCGAGGGTCATATCGAAGCAACTCAATTACTACTTTCAGCCGGAGTACATCCGGACAGGGAAGGACAATCCACATCCCCTATTATCCAGGCCGCGCGGTTTGGACAGACGGACATTATTGGAATGCTACTAGCGGCTGGAGCAAATCCGGGGATTGCAAAGGGGAACGGGATGAATCACACAACGGCACTAATAGAGGCAACCAAAAAGGGGCATCTCTGTGCAATGGAGACTCTCATATGGGCCGGGGCAAATGTCTGCGGTGCAAGCCATTCCTCATCTCCTCTCCGCGAGGCCATTATAACTGGAGATCTCCCCTCCATGATGATTCTTCTTCGGCCGGGTGAAACTAATCGGCGTCAACTATCACCGTTTGGGGAGGAATATATCCTGCACATGGCGGCATCCCTGGGAAATGCGGAGACAATTGCTTTCCTGCTCGCACAAGGCCTGCATGTAAACTCGCAGGACCCAACTAACACGACCCCAATCTCACGAGCGGCAGCGGTTGGAAACGTGGGCGTGGTGCGTGTACTCCTCGCTCACGGCGCTGGCGTCCATCTTGCCAACACTGCGGGATATACACCATTGATGCATGCCGCTTGCTGTGGCAATGTGGAAACCATCCGCCTACTCCTTGACGCCGGGGCCGAACCGAAGGTTACAACCCAGGAGGCAATCTGCCACACCCCATTGCTTAAGGCCTTGGTCTGTGGGCACGGAGAGGCTGCCCGTGTCCTCCTAGAGCATGGAGCAGATCCATGCGTGAGTGACGCCCAGCACCGTACAGCTCTATCCCATGCCGCTGGATCCACAGACGAAGGGACTGTACGCGCTTTGCTCGCTGCAGGGGCTGATGTCAATGTTGTAGACGATATGGGTTGGAACCCGATTGATTATGCTGTGATCCGTCCTCATGTCGGTATCGTAGCAGCACTGATCGGTCCTGGCCAAGGTTTCCGTTCTCTCACTGACGTATATTTCCCACTTGCCCTGCGGGTTGCAATAGGAAATGGCGACGAGAGAAGTGTTGCCGACCTTGTGCTCCGGAACACGCCTCTCAATCAACCTGATCAAATGGGCAGAACCGCTCTCATGTTCGCCGTGATACAAGGGCGGGCCGCTATCGTTGAGCTGCTGGTAGGGTCAGGGGCAGATCTAAACCATACCACGTCTACCGGTGAGACGGCTTTGATGTATGCGTGCAAGTGGGGATGGATAGGTATTGCCTGGATCTTGGTAGCTGCTGGTTGCGATGTCGACATGAGAGACGACGAAGGGAAAGCTGCCCTGGATCATTTCAATCCTGAGTCTCCGCCTCCTGCTGATTTGGTTGACCTTATTACAGCTGCCCGAACCGTTGCCTCTTAG
- a CDS encoding uncharacterized protein (InterPro:IPR001841), producing the protein MRPVPTCPVCAEGIRHSCIESGHIEVCRQCTVTWSPWKQYQCPNCFPTPGEAAIWDHYYMVDWFLDYQGKIAVSEDDDETISDSGSYKGPVDSDALQAAHALIELNTEWRQAEVNRPMGVASLKYSKASQAEIRHALECIQNPRNRRTRKGKTTAAILARDRELAIEKYVKLIYKTVPPGENEVETAVKGIEVLMSEPRNELTDAVKAIRVVKDECQNLTGHDYWARY; encoded by the coding sequence ATGCGACCCGTGCCTACATGTCCAGTCTGCGCAGAGGGCATCCGCCACTCATGTATTGAGAGTGGGCACATCGAGGTATGCCGCCAATGTACAGTGACATGGAGTCCCTGGAAACAATACCAGTGCCCAAACTGTTTCCCGACACCCGGTGAGGCGGCCATTTGGGACCATTACTACATGGTCGACTGGTTCTTGGACTACCAGGGAAAGATTGCAGTAAgtgaagatgacgacgagaCGATTAGTGATTCCGGTAGCTATAAGGGCCCCGTGGACTCTGATGCCTTGCAGGCGGCGCATGCGCTTATCGAGTTGAACACGGAGTGGAGACAAGCCGAGGTCAATCGGCCGATGGGCGTGGCATCGTTGAAGTATAGCAAGGCTTCTCAGGCAGAGATCCGGCATGCGCTTGAGTGCATCCAAAACCCACGCAACCGTCGTACTCGTAAAGGGAAGACCACAGCTGCAATTCTGGCCCGTGATCGTGAGCTAGCTATAGAGAAGTATGTCAAACTGATCTACAAGACTGTGCCGCCCGGTGAGAACGAGGTTGAAACGGCGGTTAAGGGGATTGAGGTACTTATGAGCGAGCCCCGGAATGAGCTTACTGACGCTGTTAAGGCCATTCGCGTTGTCAAAGACGAATGCCAGAACCTCACCGGTCATGATTACTGGGCTAGGTACTAA
- a CDS encoding NAD(P)-dependent alcohol dehydrogenase (COG:Q;~EggNog:ENOG410PHRP;~InterPro:IPR013154,IPR013149,IPR002328,IPR036291, IPR011032,IPR020843;~PFAM:PF00107,PF08240,PF16912;~go_function: GO:0008270 - zinc ion binding [Evidence IEA];~go_function: GO:0016491 - oxidoreductase activity [Evidence IEA];~go_process: GO:0055114 - oxidation-reduction process [Evidence IEA]): MGIPTKAYVVEEKGAPFVLRDVVLDALQPDELLVEIKFTGLCHTDLVVQQGDLPGSFPVVLGHEGAGIIREVGSGVQNKALREGDQVFLSFRSCQECTTCLSGKCGACIHTTDYNFVRSRLDSSKPSPISLPDGTVVHGQFFGQSSLSRLAVVSERSVVKCDTEFDLQTLGLLAPLGCGYLTGAGTVANALQPDKTSTVAILGMGTVGIAALLAAKALGVTEIIAVDIVDQKLELAAELGASHTINTKHDPQLSQTIRKHIPEGADFILDATGVPSVIQASLGALAHGGTLALVGAMPPGTQLQVDALDILTGCKKIIGVIEAWSDPQELIPQLVQWYMDGKFPVDKLVKLYPAGDLDGALGDLRACRVIKPVLSWDDLVL; encoded by the exons ATGGGCATCCCGACAAAAGCATACGTTGTGGAGGAAAAAGGAGCGCCGTTCGTGCTGAGGGATGTCGTTCTTGATGCACTGCAGCCAgatgagcttcttgtcgAGATTAAATTTACCGGCTTGTGCCATACC GATCTCGTCGTTCAACAAGGAGACCTCCCAGGCAGCTTCCCTGTTGTCCTCGGCCACGAAGGAGCCGGTATCATCCGTGAGGTAGGCTCAGGGGTGCAGAACAAGGCGTTAAGAGAAGGGGACCAGGTATTTCTCAGTTTCCGATCGTGTCAAGAATGCACAACCTGTCTGAGCGGCAAGTGTGGTGCATGCATTCATACCACTGATTACAACTTCGTCCGGTCTCGTCTGGACAGCTCAAAACCCTCGCCGATTAGTCTGCCAGATGGAACGGTCGTTCATGGGCAATTCTTTGGACAGTCTTCGCTAAGCCGATTAGCCGTTGTTTCTGAGCGTTCTGTTGTCAAATGTGACACCGAGTTTGACCTCCAGACCCTGGGTCTCCTCGCCCCTCTTGGGTGTGGCTATCTCACAGGTGCTGGAACTGTAGCAAATGCTTTGCAACCAGACAAGACATCCACAGTTGCCATCCTGGGAATGGGTACGGTGGGTATCGCGGCACTCCTTGCAGCCAAGGCCCTTGGAGTTACCGAAATAATAGCCGTTGATATTGTCGATCAAAAGCTCGAACTCGCAGCTGAACTTGGAGCGAGTCATACTATCAATACCAAGCACGACCCTCAACTGTCGCAAACCATTCGCAAGCACATCCCCGAGGGGGCAGACTTCATCCTGGATGCAACAGGTGTTCCGTCGGTTATCCAGGCGTCTCTTGGAGCATTAGCCCACGGGGGTACATTGGCCCTTGTTGGAGCCATGCCTCCAGGTACACAGCTTCAGGTTGATGCGTTGGACATATTGACGGGGTGCAAGAAGATCATTGGTGTTATTGAGGCGTGGTCAGATCCCCAGGAG CTTATTCCGCAGCTCGTGCAGTGGTACATGGATGGAAAGTTTCCCGTTGACAAACTTGTCAAGCTCTATCCCGCCGGTGATCTAGATGGAGCACTTGGTGATCTCAGAGCATGTCGA GTCATAAAGCCGGTCTTGTCGTGGGACGATCTAGTATTGTGA